Proteins encoded in a region of the Oncorhynchus gorbuscha isolate QuinsamMale2020 ecotype Even-year linkage group LG16, OgorEven_v1.0, whole genome shotgun sequence genome:
- the LOC123999498 gene encoding serrate RNA effector molecule homolog isoform X1, with protein sequence MADSDDEYDRRRRDKFRRERSDNYDRSREREDRRRDDWNDRRPSAREWDRGRDRRSRGEYRDYERGRRERFSPPRHDMSPQQKRMRRDWDDHGGDPYHGGYDLGYGGGGGPSYAPPQPWGHPDLHLMQPHHGIPIQARLGNIHDMDLGPPPPVMKSFKEFLLSLDDSVDETEAVKRYNEYKIDFRRQQMQDFFLAHKDEEWFRSKYHPDEAGRRKAESHSALQNRLNVYMFLMENSWFDTVSLDIEKAQAIMKVLDAAVIKMEGGTDYDLRILELPSEEEEERGRADRAAAGGPGTEPPKKEEPKDMDNVSKPPADKEKGENDACSMEKGANGGGEAAEGGSEGEEEEEGEKETKSKEVVPEHKLSKKRKRKHSGDSEDEASASESDSDSDSNSHHSSDKPAEREEGEEKEDEGEEGEDKDEEEEEECEADRKKIKDEKPKEREREKEEKKPKEDQPPRPRPLHRTCSLFMRSIAPTISKAEIIALCRRYPGFMRVCLSDPQPERRFFRRCWVTFDRSVNIKETCWNLQNIRLRDCELAPGVNRDLARRVRNINGITQHKQVLRNDIKLSAKLIHSLDHRGRLWSHKSRGEAVSAVEVAAQNPILKNITDYLIEEVSAEEEELLGSVGGADAEEGTKEGYPAEITVERDDKLVKVLDRLLLYLRIVHSIDYYNNCEYPSEDEMPNRCGMIHVRGPIPPNRIAHGEVLEWQKTFEERLSPLFSVKEKLSEEEAGKMGRKDPEQEVEKFVLANTQELGKDKWLCPLSGKKFKGPEFVRKHILNKHGDKIEEVKREVVFFNNFLMDAKRPSLPEMKPPPPLGPGQGVLSPGMPFPPQGLMGFGPGQPRPPVMGYGGGPPYPPNQYGGGRGNYDNFRGQAGGYPGKPRNNRMSRGDPRNIIEYRDLDAPDDIDFF encoded by the exons GGATGACCATGGAGGAGATCCCTACCATGGGGGGTATGACTtgggttatggtggtggtggaggcccCAGCTATGCTCCTCCACAGCCCTGGGGCCACCCTGACCTGCACCTCATGCAGCCTCACCATGGTATCCCCATCCAGGCAAG GCTAGGTAACATCCATGATATGGACCTGGGCCCACCGCCTCCAGTGATGAAGAGCTTTAAGGAGTTCCTGCTGTCCCTGGATGACTCTgtggatgagactgaggcagtTAAGCGTTATAATGAGTACAAGATAGACTTCCGACGGCAGCAGATGCAGGACTTCTTCCTTGCTCACAAAGATGAAGAGTG GTTCCGATCCAAGTACCACCCAGATGAGGCGGGCCGGCGGAAGGCGGAGTCCCACAGTGCCCTGCAGAACCGGCTGAATGTCTACATGTTCCTAATGGAGAACAGCTGGTTCGACACGGTTTCGCTGGACATAGAGAAGGCCCAGGCTATCATGAAGGTCTTGGATGCAG CTGTgataaagatggagggagggacagattaTGACCTGCGCATCCTGGAGCTTCCgtctgaggaggaagaggaaagagggagagctgACAGGGCGGCAGCTGGGGGTCCGGGAACTGAGCCCCCCAAAAAAGAGGAGCCTAAGGATATGGACAATGTCAGCAAACCCCCAGCTGATAAAGAGAAG GGGGAGAATGATGCCTGCAGCATGGAGAAGGGTGCAAACGGTGGTGGTGAGGCAGCagaaggagggagtgagggagaagaggaggaggaaggagaaaaaGAGACGAAAAGCAAAGAGGTTGTGCCTGAGCATAAG CTGAGTAAGAAGAGGAAAAGGAAGCACAGTGgagacagtgaagatgaggccagTGCCTCTGAGAGTGACTCAGACTCGGACTCCAACTCCCATCATTCCTCTGATAAACCTgccgagagggaggagggtgaggaaaAGGAGGAtgagggtgaggaaggggaggacaaggatgaagaggaggaagaagagtgtGAAG CTGACAGAAAAAAAATCAAAGACGAGAAaccaaaggaaagagagagggagaaggaagagaagaaacCCAAGGAGGACCAGCCACCGAGACCCCGGCCTCTCCACAGGACCTGCTCTCTATTCATGAGGAGCATCGCCCCCACCATCTCCAAGGCAGAGATCATAGCT CTGTGTCGGAGATATCCTGGGTTCATGCGAGTGTGTTTGTCTGATCCCCAACCAGAGCGCAG GTTCTTCCGTCGCTGCTGGGTGACATTTGACCGTAGTGTCAACATCAAAGAGACCTGCTGGAACCTCCAGAACATCAGA CTGCGTGACTGTGAGCTGGCTCCGGGGGTCAACAGAGACCTGGCACGGAGGGTCCGCAACATCAATGGTATTACTCAGCACAAACAGGTGCTGCGAAACGACATCAAGCTGTCAGCCAAACTCATCCACTCCCTGGACCACAGAGGCAGGCTGTGGAGCCACAAGTCCCGTGGAGAGGCAGTGTCTGCTGTGGAG GTGGCGGCCCAGAACCCCATTCTGAAGAACATCACTGACTACCTGATAGAGGAGGTGAGTGCTGAGGAAGAGGAGCTTCTAGGCAGTGTGGGTGGAGCTGACGCAGAGGAGGGCACCAAGGAGGGCTACCCAGCCGAGATCACTGTGGAAAGAGACGACAAGCTGGTCAAG GTGTTGGACCGTCTTCTCTTGTACCTGCGCATTGTCCATTCCATcgactactacaacaactgcgaGTACCCCAGCGAGGATGAGATGCCCAACCGTTGTGGCATGATCCATGTGCGTGGGCCCATCCCTCCCAATCGCATCGCACACGGGGAAG TGTTGGAGTGGCAGAAGACATTTGAGGAGAGGCTGAGCCCCCTGTTCAGTGTGAAGGAGAAGCTATCGGAGGAGGAGGCAGGAAAAATGGGCCGGAAGGACCCGGAGCAGGAGGTGGAGAAGTTTGTGTTGGCCAACACCCAGGAGCTGGGCAAGGACAAGTGGCTCTGCCCCCTCAGTGGCAAGAAGTTCAAG GGCCCAGAATTTGTGCGCAAGCACATCCTGAACAAACACGGGGACAAGATTGAGGAGGTGAAAAGGGAGGTGGTGTTTTTCAACAACTTTCTCATGGATGCCAAGCGACCTTCCCTCCCAGAGATGAAGCCCCCTCCTCCGCTCGGCCCAGGACAAG GAGTTCTCTCTCCAGGCATGCCCTTCCCTCCCCAAGGCCTCATGGGCTTTGGGCCCGGTCAGCCTCGTCCTCCTGTCATGGGTTACGGAG GTGGACCTCCTTACCCACCAAACCAGTACGGAGGCGGCCGGGGTAACTATGACAACTTTCGTGGACAGGCTGGTGGCTACCCTGGTAAACCCCGCAACAACAG AATGTCCCGGGGAGATCCACGCAACATCATTGAATATCGTGACCTCGATGCACCTGATGACATCGACTTCTTCTAG
- the znhit1 gene encoding zinc finger HIT domain-containing protein 1, with protein MVEKKIAVRSQDPGQRRVLDCATRQRRLTRQLEALEKDNFQDDPHASLPQLAKRLPQFDDSNESGKKRKKTRGDHFKLRFRKNFQALLEEEELSGNEGPNYLTACAEPSKLPQRHFCAVCGFPSPYTCISCGARYCCVRCLGTHHETRCLKWTV; from the exons ATGGTGGAGAAGAAAATAGCAG TGCGATCCCAGGACCCAGGCCAGCGGCGCGTTTTGGACTGCGCTACGCGCCAGCGACGCTTAACCAGACAGCTAGAAGCACTTGAAAAGGACAATTTCCAGGATGATCCTCATGCCAGCCTACCCCAGCTGGCCAAGAGGCTCCCTCAGTTTGATGACAGCAATGAGTCTG gcaagaagaggaagaagacaaGAGGAGATCATTTCAAATTGAGATTTCGGAAGAACTTCCAGGCTCTACTGGAGGAAGAG GAACTAAGTGGGAATGAGGGACCTAACTACCTGACTGCTTGTGCCGAGCCCTCCAAACTGCCACAGCGCCACTTCTGTGCCGTGTGTGGCTTCCCGTCTCCCTACACCTGCATTTCCTGTGGGGCACGCTACTGCTGTGTCCGCTGCCTGGGCACACATCATGAAACCAG GTGTCTGAAGTGGACTGTGTGA
- the LOC123999499 gene encoding C-type lectin domain family 10 member A-like isoform X2: MDENEDKARWRPESSHGYVHLLSAGRSQWYLCAALCVTLTLSLSLLILMPSRLGCPDGWNLHNSSCYFFSVYPASWYTARDACRSMDATLLILTDEEEWVFVNRMSVGRPFWLGLSDERTGEWEWVNESPYIMNRSKWMPGQPDNWAGHSIGGTEDCAHITSGKLNDNHCTVAYTFICKARPAPN; the protein is encoded by the exons ATGGATGAAAATGAAGATAAAGCACGGTGGAGACCAG AATCCTCTCATGGGTACGTTCATCTGCTGTCTGCTGGCCGGTCCCAGTGGTACCTGTGTGCAGCACTGTGTGttaccctcactctctccttgtctctgctCATCCTGATGCCAAGTCGGT TGGGCTGTCCTGATGGCTGGAATCTTCACAACTCCAGCTGCTACTTCTTCTCGGTTTACCCGGCTTCATGGTACACAGCCCGAGACGCCTGTAGGTCTATGGATGCCACACTGCTCATCCTAACTGACGAAGAAGAGTGG GTCTTTGTAAACAGAATGAGTGTTGGTCGCCCCTTTTGGCTTGGCCTGTCAGATGAGAGGACTGGAGAGTGGGAGTGGGTCAACGAGAGTCCTTACATCATGAACCGGAG TAAATGGATGCCAGGCCAACCTGATAACTGGGCGGGGCATTCTATAGGGGGCACAGAGGACTGTGCCCATATCACATCTGGGAAACTCAATGACAACCACTGCACCGTTGCCTATACATTCATCTGCAAAGCCAGACCAGCACCCAACTAA
- the LOC123999499 gene encoding C-type lectin domain family 10 member A-like isoform X1, which translates to MDENEDKARWRPESSHGYVHLLSAGRSQWYLCAALCVTLTLSLSLLILMPSRFGSLEMKLSDLKRSVLNMTERVSFHSSKLPNKVGCPDGWNLHNSSCYFFSVYPASWYTARDACRSMDATLLILTDEEEWVFVNRMSVGRPFWLGLSDERTGEWEWVNESPYIMNRSKWMPGQPDNWAGHSIGGTEDCAHITSGKLNDNHCTVAYTFICKARPAPN; encoded by the exons ATGGATGAAAATGAAGATAAAGCACGGTGGAGACCAG AATCCTCTCATGGGTACGTTCATCTGCTGTCTGCTGGCCGGTCCCAGTGGTACCTGTGTGCAGCACTGTGTGttaccctcactctctccttgtctctgctCATCCTGATGCCAAGTCGGT TTGGTAGTCTGGAGATGAAGTTATCTGATTTGAAGAGATCAGTATTAAATATGACAGAACGTGTGTCCTTTCACTCATCAAAACTACCGAATAAAG TGGGCTGTCCTGATGGCTGGAATCTTCACAACTCCAGCTGCTACTTCTTCTCGGTTTACCCGGCTTCATGGTACACAGCCCGAGACGCCTGTAGGTCTATGGATGCCACACTGCTCATCCTAACTGACGAAGAAGAGTGG GTCTTTGTAAACAGAATGAGTGTTGGTCGCCCCTTTTGGCTTGGCCTGTCAGATGAGAGGACTGGAGAGTGGGAGTGGGTCAACGAGAGTCCTTACATCATGAACCGGAG TAAATGGATGCCAGGCCAACCTGATAACTGGGCGGGGCATTCTATAGGGGGCACAGAGGACTGTGCCCATATCACATCTGGGAAACTCAATGACAACCACTGCACCGTTGCCTATACATTCATCTGCAAAGCCAGACCAGCACCCAACTAA
- the LOC123999498 gene encoding serrate RNA effector molecule homolog isoform X2 produces MADSDDEYDRRRRDKFRRERSDNYDRSREREDRRRDDWNDREWDRGRDRRSRGEYRDYERGRRERFSPPRHDMSPQQKRMRRDWDDHGGDPYHGGYDLGYGGGGGPSYAPPQPWGHPDLHLMQPHHGIPIQARLGNIHDMDLGPPPPVMKSFKEFLLSLDDSVDETEAVKRYNEYKIDFRRQQMQDFFLAHKDEEWFRSKYHPDEAGRRKAESHSALQNRLNVYMFLMENSWFDTVSLDIEKAQAIMKVLDAAVIKMEGGTDYDLRILELPSEEEEERGRADRAAAGGPGTEPPKKEEPKDMDNVSKPPADKEKGENDACSMEKGANGGGEAAEGGSEGEEEEEGEKETKSKEVVPEHKLSKKRKRKHSGDSEDEASASESDSDSDSNSHHSSDKPAEREEGEEKEDEGEEGEDKDEEEEEECEADRKKIKDEKPKEREREKEEKKPKEDQPPRPRPLHRTCSLFMRSIAPTISKAEIIALCRRYPGFMRVCLSDPQPERRFFRRCWVTFDRSVNIKETCWNLQNIRLRDCELAPGVNRDLARRVRNINGITQHKQVLRNDIKLSAKLIHSLDHRGRLWSHKSRGEAVSAVEVAAQNPILKNITDYLIEEVSAEEEELLGSVGGADAEEGTKEGYPAEITVERDDKLVKVLDRLLLYLRIVHSIDYYNNCEYPSEDEMPNRCGMIHVRGPIPPNRIAHGEVLEWQKTFEERLSPLFSVKEKLSEEEAGKMGRKDPEQEVEKFVLANTQELGKDKWLCPLSGKKFKGPEFVRKHILNKHGDKIEEVKREVVFFNNFLMDAKRPSLPEMKPPPPLGPGQGVLSPGMPFPPQGLMGFGPGQPRPPVMGYGGGPPYPPNQYGGGRGNYDNFRGQAGGYPGKPRNNRMSRGDPRNIIEYRDLDAPDDIDFF; encoded by the exons GGATGACCATGGAGGAGATCCCTACCATGGGGGGTATGACTtgggttatggtggtggtggaggcccCAGCTATGCTCCTCCACAGCCCTGGGGCCACCCTGACCTGCACCTCATGCAGCCTCACCATGGTATCCCCATCCAGGCAAG GCTAGGTAACATCCATGATATGGACCTGGGCCCACCGCCTCCAGTGATGAAGAGCTTTAAGGAGTTCCTGCTGTCCCTGGATGACTCTgtggatgagactgaggcagtTAAGCGTTATAATGAGTACAAGATAGACTTCCGACGGCAGCAGATGCAGGACTTCTTCCTTGCTCACAAAGATGAAGAGTG GTTCCGATCCAAGTACCACCCAGATGAGGCGGGCCGGCGGAAGGCGGAGTCCCACAGTGCCCTGCAGAACCGGCTGAATGTCTACATGTTCCTAATGGAGAACAGCTGGTTCGACACGGTTTCGCTGGACATAGAGAAGGCCCAGGCTATCATGAAGGTCTTGGATGCAG CTGTgataaagatggagggagggacagattaTGACCTGCGCATCCTGGAGCTTCCgtctgaggaggaagaggaaagagggagagctgACAGGGCGGCAGCTGGGGGTCCGGGAACTGAGCCCCCCAAAAAAGAGGAGCCTAAGGATATGGACAATGTCAGCAAACCCCCAGCTGATAAAGAGAAG GGGGAGAATGATGCCTGCAGCATGGAGAAGGGTGCAAACGGTGGTGGTGAGGCAGCagaaggagggagtgagggagaagaggaggaggaaggagaaaaaGAGACGAAAAGCAAAGAGGTTGTGCCTGAGCATAAG CTGAGTAAGAAGAGGAAAAGGAAGCACAGTGgagacagtgaagatgaggccagTGCCTCTGAGAGTGACTCAGACTCGGACTCCAACTCCCATCATTCCTCTGATAAACCTgccgagagggaggagggtgaggaaaAGGAGGAtgagggtgaggaaggggaggacaaggatgaagaggaggaagaagagtgtGAAG CTGACAGAAAAAAAATCAAAGACGAGAAaccaaaggaaagagagagggagaaggaagagaagaaacCCAAGGAGGACCAGCCACCGAGACCCCGGCCTCTCCACAGGACCTGCTCTCTATTCATGAGGAGCATCGCCCCCACCATCTCCAAGGCAGAGATCATAGCT CTGTGTCGGAGATATCCTGGGTTCATGCGAGTGTGTTTGTCTGATCCCCAACCAGAGCGCAG GTTCTTCCGTCGCTGCTGGGTGACATTTGACCGTAGTGTCAACATCAAAGAGACCTGCTGGAACCTCCAGAACATCAGA CTGCGTGACTGTGAGCTGGCTCCGGGGGTCAACAGAGACCTGGCACGGAGGGTCCGCAACATCAATGGTATTACTCAGCACAAACAGGTGCTGCGAAACGACATCAAGCTGTCAGCCAAACTCATCCACTCCCTGGACCACAGAGGCAGGCTGTGGAGCCACAAGTCCCGTGGAGAGGCAGTGTCTGCTGTGGAG GTGGCGGCCCAGAACCCCATTCTGAAGAACATCACTGACTACCTGATAGAGGAGGTGAGTGCTGAGGAAGAGGAGCTTCTAGGCAGTGTGGGTGGAGCTGACGCAGAGGAGGGCACCAAGGAGGGCTACCCAGCCGAGATCACTGTGGAAAGAGACGACAAGCTGGTCAAG GTGTTGGACCGTCTTCTCTTGTACCTGCGCATTGTCCATTCCATcgactactacaacaactgcgaGTACCCCAGCGAGGATGAGATGCCCAACCGTTGTGGCATGATCCATGTGCGTGGGCCCATCCCTCCCAATCGCATCGCACACGGGGAAG TGTTGGAGTGGCAGAAGACATTTGAGGAGAGGCTGAGCCCCCTGTTCAGTGTGAAGGAGAAGCTATCGGAGGAGGAGGCAGGAAAAATGGGCCGGAAGGACCCGGAGCAGGAGGTGGAGAAGTTTGTGTTGGCCAACACCCAGGAGCTGGGCAAGGACAAGTGGCTCTGCCCCCTCAGTGGCAAGAAGTTCAAG GGCCCAGAATTTGTGCGCAAGCACATCCTGAACAAACACGGGGACAAGATTGAGGAGGTGAAAAGGGAGGTGGTGTTTTTCAACAACTTTCTCATGGATGCCAAGCGACCTTCCCTCCCAGAGATGAAGCCCCCTCCTCCGCTCGGCCCAGGACAAG GAGTTCTCTCTCCAGGCATGCCCTTCCCTCCCCAAGGCCTCATGGGCTTTGGGCCCGGTCAGCCTCGTCCTCCTGTCATGGGTTACGGAG GTGGACCTCCTTACCCACCAAACCAGTACGGAGGCGGCCGGGGTAACTATGACAACTTTCGTGGACAGGCTGGTGGCTACCCTGGTAAACCCCGCAACAACAG AATGTCCCGGGGAGATCCACGCAACATCATTGAATATCGTGACCTCGATGCACCTGATGACATCGACTTCTTCTAG